TGAGAAAAGAGAGAGaatagtaatttttatatttgaaatatttttgacAAGATAGAGGTCATGCATTTTTTTATGTTGGAGTAAAATCATTAATCTTTTGTCAtatagagtaaaaatataatatctaaAAAGTTGCGATGTATTTTTTCAAAGTTTTCTGTGTTGAGATAtattattctattatttttatttttgaggtAAATTTGTAAGGAGCCCCAAATCATAATACCCGATTCGACCCATCAAATCACCCGCCAACTCGTTCAAAAATAAGCACCTAAAATCCCGCACTTTTCTTCAAAATAACTAACAAAACGGTCACACGCACGCTTAAAACTCATCACACCATCTCTTCCACTTCTCTCTCCACCGATCTCTAGCAATGGCGGATCTCATAGAAACCTACGCCTGCGCTCCGTCAACGGAACGCGGTAGAGGAATTCTAATCTCCGGCGATCCGAAATCCAATTCCATTCTCTACACTAACGGTAGATCCGTTATCATCCGTTACCTCGGCAATCCCTTGCAAGTCCACGTGTACGGTGAGCACAGTTATCCGGTGACCGTCGCTCGTTATTCGCCGAACGGAGAGTGGATTGCATCCGGCGATGTTTCTGGAACCATTAGAATATGGGGAGTACATAATGAGTTTGTTTTGCATAAAGAATTTCGCGTACTTTCCGGCCGGATCGATGATTTACAGTGGTCTTCTGATCAGTTGAGGATTGTTGTTTCTGGTGATGGCAAGGGGAAGTCTCTTGTTCGTGCTTTTATGTGAgccatcttttatttttgaatttgttttttgtgAATTATGTTGTGATTTTGGAGCCAAATGTTTTTAGGATTTTAGGACTAGTTAATCTGATTGTTGATTACTGAAACATGGTGCTATTTAGTAATTTCTGAATGATTCTTGTGCTTAAGTTTaataaaattgcaaattaaatcaggAATAACAtgatttgcaattataacataaactttaaaatttagcAAATTCACAAATCaactttcactttttagcaaatcGAAGGATATAAATTTGTTGAGTTAGAAGCTGGAAATCTATGTAGGCTCACCGCTCACATGTTGTCTGGTGTGTgattttaccaaattttaaattttatgttattattgaaaattatgctaaagtttttgttttaatttgtaatgtGTCAGCCTACGTGGCAATTATTGAAATCCAGCGTGTCGCCCTACGTGACAATTCCGGCTTCTAACTTTTGcatcagaaaataaaatatgttttaatttcCAAAAAGTGAGAGTTGGTATCTTTGCCAAGTTTAAacgtttatgttgtaattgcaattAACCCTTGTGTTTAGTGGATTGAATTCTGTCAAAATCATGTGGACTTTGATATGGcgatttcatttattttaaagagcCTTAATGCTGAAGCTTGCTTTTGTTTTGagttttgaaattttcttattaattacttaattttcaGTATTTATATATGATCTCAATTGATGCAGAACAACTTCTGTCTTCTAAAAACTGGCCAAAAAGGAACTTCATTTCTACTGAATTCTAGCAATTTTCTGACTTAACAAATAGATTAAAAGGTTGTATCTGTGATGTAAATGTAATGAGATTTTTCTTGTATGTACAGGTGGGACACAGCTAGTACTGTTGGGGAGTTTGATGGCCATTCACGGCGGGTTTTAAGTTGCGCCTTCAAACCAACAAGGCCGTTCCGAATTGCATCTTGCGGAGAGgattttatagttaatttttatGAAGGTCCACCTTTTAAGTTCATGCTGTCTCACAGGTTGCTTATCTACTTTGTTAGCATACATAGATTTTGCATAGTAACTCTGTTTTGGACATTTGGTTACATTTATTTGTTAACTATGAATAGTGCTTGGATTGGATATGCAGGGAGCATTCCAATTTTGTCAACTGTGTTAGATTCTCTCCGGATGGCAGCAAATGCATCAGTGTAGGCTCAGATAAAAAGGGGATTATATACGACGGAAAGACTGGAGAAATTATCGGGCAGTTGTCGCAAGAAAATGGTCATAAATTCAGTATATATGCTGTTAGTTGGAGTCCTGATAGTAAACAGGTGAGCATCATATCAAGTTTTATGTATGTAGTTTCTCCAATCCATTTATCTTGATAAGTGAACACCGTAAAATCGACAAGAAATTTGATAATGTACTTTCTTATTTCTGTGAGGCTATGTTTTTAGTTTCTGCTTATTGATCTGGTTTATGTTCGATAAACTTCAGGTACTTACTGTCTCAGCTGACAAATCCGCGAAGATATGGGAAATTCCTGAAAATGGGGATGGAAGTCTGAAGAAAACATTGGAGTGTCCTGGTACTGGTGGAGTAGATGACATGCTAATCGGATGCCTTTGGCAACATGACTGTCTTGTCATTGTTTCCCTTGGTGGCACGATTTATTTATATTCAGCAAATGATCTCGATAAATCCCCAATATGCTTATCAGGGCACATGAAAAATGTCAATGCATTAACCGCAATTGAAAGTGATCCGAAAGTGATTCTGACAAGCAGCTACGATGGACACATTTTGAAATGGATTCAAGGTCGCGGATACTGTGGAAGAATAGAGAAGAAAGACAATGCTCCAGTCAAGTGTATAGCAGCTACCGGACATGAAGTTATCACATCTGGATTCGACAACAAGGTATAGTCTGGTGGACTGATTGTCACACATTCTAACTTTTAATTCAAGAATCTCAATtttgtactaatgatttcagGTACGCAAAGTCCCTCTAATTGGGGATAACAATGAAGCTGAAGAGAATGTTGATATTGGAATTCAACCTAAGGATGTAACCCTTGCCATTGATTCCCCTGGAATAGCTTTGGTCTCAACCGAGTCAGGTGCTGCTCTTCTTAATGGTctgaaaataatatcaaacaccAACCTTGGTTTCGCGGTGACAGCATCAGTGATTTCACCTGATGGAAGTGAAGCAATAGTAGGCGGTGAAGATGGAAAATTGCATGTCTATTCAATCTCTGGTGAAAAACTGAATGAAGTAGCAGTTCTTGAAAAGCATAGAGGCGCCATAAGTGTAATACGATATTCACCAGATGTCTCAATGTTTGCTTCAGCTGATCTAAATCGCGAAGCTGTTGTCTGGGATCGTGCCTCGAAAGAGGTATATTATGTTAGAATTTAGAAGTAGTTAAGCTATTCAGATTGAGATCATTTGCTTGAGCTACAATTAAGGTTTGGAATTCTTTTTGCAGGTTAAGCTTAATAACATGTTGTACCATACTGCTCGTATAAACTGCCTAGCATGGTCTCCTAATAGTTCTATGGTGGCTACTGGCTCATTAGACACTTGTGTTATCATTTACGAAATCGGAAAACCGGTTTCAAGCCGTGTTACCATAAAAGGAGCTCACCTGGGCGGAGTGTACGGTTTGGCATTTACCGATGACTCCGTTTTGATCAGCTCAGGGGAAGATGCCTTTGTTCGTGTCTGGAGGCTACAGCCACAATAAGATGCAATCAGTTAAACTGCAGGTAATTGAAAATGTCCAGTTACTATGGTTTGGTACTAAAATCCCTTTCTGTTTTATTTAAGGCCCATAATTAACCAATTTTTTTGTCAGTTAAAATTGTTTGTTGTTTAGTTTCATCCATGTTATGCAATTTTTGGATAGtgatataatttttcaattttgtatGTGTGTATAGCTAAATGAGAATAATATTCTTTTGACTGTTTGCTTTTTGTTAATTTAAGAGCCAATCATACATTGCAATTTGCAATTCGCTTTTATGTTGTTATTCTGAAAATTGAAATGAAGATGTTTCATACATGAATTCTTTAACTGTACATAGCcttttaaaaaggaaaatcaAGACCTCGTAATTGAGCATTAACTCATCGCGGTCCCTGTTCTTGTGCCTCAGGGTCGATTAACTAAtagaataatatttttctatttttagatcGATTAACTCCTAAATTGTATAAAACAAACAGTTCTAAAAATGAATTGACGATTAGTGAGTTAATCGACCATGACGCACAATTTCAGGATCTGCGGTGACATTATTCCCTTGTAATTGATGTTGCCAGAGTTGTGAAATTAAACTTTCTGCAGCTGAAATTGTTTCTGTAGATTGCATATATTTGACTAGAGTTTTCATCTTTAGTCACTTTTTTCAGCTTTTAGCCCCCTGAAATGCACTTTTATCACATTTTGAAACTTTGATATATAGGTATCAACAACCATTCTCAATGCATACAACCTGTTTTTTTTCACCTTTAAATATGCATTTGGCAGTGTTATTTAGTTCTCTCTTTAGTCACCTCTGTCTATCTTTTGCCAAACCAACATTAATTTCATGgttcaaaatgaactttttcctgcTTTATTTAACTCCATTGCTTCCCATGAGTTTTCACTTTGacaaaatatgatttgattCAACAATCTTTTCTTTCACAAGCTGACAAAATAGGAACTTAATACAAATGTAAACTAGTCTATTGTACAAGTCAAGTCACAAAGGATATATTTACATCCCATTATAGTACAATTTAATGAATCATGTGTTAGTTACAAGAATTGCATTTTTGtaagatatttttaaataaatgcaGATTCTTAAAGTTGAGGTATATAGATAGGTGATTTTAGCTGAAATCA
This window of the Mercurialis annua linkage group LG5, ddMerAnnu1.2, whole genome shotgun sequence genome carries:
- the LOC126680351 gene encoding actin-interacting protein 1-2-like — translated: MADLIETYACAPSTERGRGILISGDPKSNSILYTNGRSVIIRYLGNPLQVHVYGEHSYPVTVARYSPNGEWIASGDVSGTIRIWGVHNEFVLHKEFRVLSGRIDDLQWSSDQLRIVVSGDGKGKSLVRAFMWDTASTVGEFDGHSRRVLSCAFKPTRPFRIASCGEDFIVNFYEGPPFKFMLSHREHSNFVNCVRFSPDGSKCISVGSDKKGIIYDGKTGEIIGQLSQENGHKFSIYAVSWSPDSKQVLTVSADKSAKIWEIPENGDGSLKKTLECPGTGGVDDMLIGCLWQHDCLVIVSLGGTIYLYSANDLDKSPICLSGHMKNVNALTAIESDPKVILTSSYDGHILKWIQGRGYCGRIEKKDNAPVKCIAATGHEVITSGFDNKVRKVPLIGDNNEAEENVDIGIQPKDVTLAIDSPGIALVSTESGAALLNGLKIISNTNLGFAVTASVISPDGSEAIVGGEDGKLHVYSISGEKLNEVAVLEKHRGAISVIRYSPDVSMFASADLNREAVVWDRASKEVKLNNMLYHTARINCLAWSPNSSMVATGSLDTCVIIYEIGKPVSSRVTIKGAHLGGVYGLAFTDDSVLISSGEDAFVRVWRLQPQ